The following are from one region of the Candidatus Trichorickettsia mobilis genome:
- a CDS encoding N-acetylmuramoyl-L-alanine amidase yields MNIITKFCSPNYSIRKGEIKFIIIHYTEMEFDEAISKLCNIAAKVSAHYVIKADGEVFRLVEDQHSAWHAGVSNWQNYSSINEYSVGIELDNLGYASYPIAQMQSCISLCKQLITLYNIPRTNILGHSDIAPNRKIDPGPFFDWSYLGQHKLGLWYRMPLNLSTQDTFVVDIMFSFGDKSDEVTKLQQDLQRIGYKIEITGTFDLQTNYVIRAFQSHFYPQLIIKLGKDLYHNNNYQYSWDEVSHEILQSIKLNYYI; encoded by the coding sequence ATGAATATTATCACAAAATTTTGTTCACCCAATTATTCTATTAGAAAAGGTGAGATAAAATTTATCATAATTCATTATACAGAAATGGAGTTTGATGAAGCCATCAGCAAATTATGTAATATTGCAGCCAAGGTTAGCGCTCATTACGTGATCAAAGCTGACGGCGAAGTATTTAGGCTGGTCGAAGATCAACATAGCGCATGGCACGCCGGAGTCAGCAACTGGCAAAATTATAGTAGTATTAATGAATATTCTGTCGGTATAGAATTAGATAATTTAGGTTATGCCAGTTATCCAATAGCACAAATGCAAAGCTGTATTAGCTTATGCAAGCAACTAATAACGCTGTATAATATTCCAAGAACTAACATCTTGGGTCATTCTGATATTGCTCCAAATCGAAAGATTGACCCTGGACCATTTTTTGATTGGTCATATTTGGGGCAACATAAGCTAGGCTTATGGTATAGAATGCCCTTAAATCTATCAACTCAAGATACTTTTGTAGTTGATATTATGTTCTCTTTTGGTGATAAATCAGATGAAGTCACCAAATTACAGCAAGATTTGCAAAGAATCGGTTACAAAATCGAAATCACCGGTACATTTGATCTTCAGACTAACTATGTAATTAGAGCTTTCCAGTCTCACTTTTATCCGCAATTAATAATTAAATTAGGGAAAGATTTATATCACAACAATAATTATCAATATTCATGGGATGAAGTATCCCATGAAATATTGCAGTCAATAAAATTAAATTATTATATTTGA
- a CDS encoding AsmA-like C-terminal region-containing protein has product MKRIIITLVVCITLAGGLFGALFFIDYKSICVNFLAKQKTIEFDSQAIGKVKLVALPWPTLVIDTIATQELELQDIEFRFSLISLLKFQPKISFIKISNAKLNLPNVKFSVSTHDRLITNLVDYVQKDIDININHLTFIDPTDNSIINIDNFIGSANNSFSGNIEEMAFSGFFRNTTDSLDITLNLNTPGYELQLSETYKDNRLSSGIVAAKIKSLPELINYHLPDVSPLLAKITQNEPIAINFDIVADENLLQFKTINIKANSVIGSGEITLAKNDNATNVIALKFAKIDLKSLLSPSTNDQNTDYKSQEKFVFANNSLNSVIEIDQIILSNDDIINQFKLITDLKQGQLLISDFSGIIASGGRFQLNGIVTQNSVRSIFDGKLILQHSNFNTILSLLGCTNATVERVIPFALSADVKCTPIDLSLQNLLLKTNDVEITGSISSKFIGTMPRIKSFLRFSQLDLDQALYPVITPMLNFAKSLTENMKAADYLSKFVPIRTLSYLGNFDVTIDDLKLAQKDLGLANIVLSITPARIIVNNLYTNKGSDYLRATGKLLTDGLSPQLVVQITDGVVPVSFLSPGFLFQLRNNLLNNFSLDKILLQLDCFFSKIYQNDLVLEKVTFSTKNDNTLFKIPSLKAQLLNGTIEVEGSVLLDPYTWNLVYALNTIDVAALSKILPVGWLNSDGSASVNGMITTNGDSIEKLLYNLYTKSSFVAKNVKINNFSIDTLIASISQPNYDITQFKTDLNNALSTGQTPINSLNGELELIQGVATLKNTTLQTKYANAAVVAAINIYDLQLNLSSLFSFYAFSPTLTGSKYNPSTPTSLGIKAAGTIIAPQLTADSTSLTEFLQKQQVNNKNTDNNPPTPQ; this is encoded by the coding sequence ATGAAAAGAATAATTATAACATTAGTGGTATGTATAACTTTAGCTGGGGGACTGTTTGGGGCACTATTCTTTATTGATTATAAAAGTATTTGCGTAAATTTCTTAGCAAAACAAAAAACTATAGAATTTGACAGCCAAGCTATTGGTAAAGTTAAATTGGTTGCACTTCCTTGGCCTACTTTAGTTATTGATACTATTGCAACTCAGGAATTGGAGTTACAAGATATAGAATTCAGGTTTTCTCTCATATCTCTACTAAAATTTCAACCAAAAATTAGTTTTATTAAAATATCGAATGCAAAATTAAATTTACCTAATGTCAAATTTAGCGTTAGTACTCATGATCGACTAATTACAAATTTAGTTGATTATGTGCAGAAGGATATTGATATTAATATTAACCATTTAACATTTATTGACCCAACTGATAATTCTATCATTAATATTGACAATTTTATAGGTTCTGCAAATAACAGTTTTAGTGGTAATATTGAAGAGATGGCGTTTTCTGGATTTTTCCGTAACACAACAGATTCGTTAGATATAACACTTAATCTTAATACTCCAGGATACGAACTACAATTATCAGAAACATACAAAGACAACCGCCTATCTTCTGGTATCGTTGCAGCTAAAATTAAGAGTTTACCAGAATTGATAAACTATCATTTACCAGATGTTAGTCCATTATTAGCTAAAATTACGCAAAATGAACCTATAGCCATAAATTTTGATATAGTGGCTGATGAAAATTTATTGCAATTTAAGACTATTAATATTAAAGCCAATTCTGTTATCGGCAGTGGTGAGATTACTTTAGCTAAAAATGATAATGCAACTAATGTAATAGCACTGAAATTTGCAAAAATTGATCTTAAATCTTTATTAAGTCCATCAACAAATGATCAAAACACCGACTATAAGAGTCAAGAAAAATTTGTTTTTGCCAATAATTCTCTAAACTCAGTAATCGAGATTGATCAAATTATCTTAAGCAATGATGATATCATCAATCAGTTTAAATTAATTACAGATTTGAAACAAGGGCAGCTATTAATTAGTGATTTTTCTGGAATTATTGCTTCTGGTGGCAGATTCCAGCTAAATGGTATAGTCACTCAAAATAGTGTACGTAGCATATTTGATGGTAAACTTATATTACAACACAGTAATTTCAACACTATACTTTCTTTGCTAGGTTGTACAAATGCTACTGTAGAAAGAGTTATACCATTTGCACTATCAGCTGATGTAAAATGCACTCCCATAGATTTATCACTACAAAACCTTCTACTAAAAACTAATGATGTTGAGATTACAGGTAGCATTTCTAGTAAATTTATCGGAACCATGCCACGTATCAAATCATTTCTTCGCTTTTCACAATTAGACCTAGATCAAGCTCTATACCCTGTAATTACACCAATGTTAAATTTTGCTAAAAGTCTAACAGAAAACATGAAAGCAGCAGATTATTTAAGTAAATTTGTGCCAATTAGAACCTTATCATATTTAGGTAACTTTGATGTTACTATTGATGATTTAAAACTTGCTCAAAAAGATTTAGGTTTAGCTAATATAGTATTATCTATTACTCCAGCAAGAATTATAGTTAACAATTTATACACCAACAAGGGATCGGATTATTTACGTGCCACTGGAAAGCTACTCACTGATGGCCTTAGTCCACAATTAGTAGTACAAATTACTGATGGTGTAGTGCCAGTAAGTTTTTTATCTCCAGGATTTCTGTTTCAATTGCGTAACAATTTATTAAATAACTTCAGTTTGGATAAAATATTACTACAGTTAGATTGTTTTTTCTCCAAAATCTACCAAAATGATCTGGTTTTAGAAAAAGTAACATTCTCCACTAAAAACGATAATACTCTATTTAAAATCCCCAGCTTAAAGGCTCAACTTCTTAATGGAACTATAGAAGTTGAAGGTAGTGTGCTATTAGATCCTTATACCTGGAATTTAGTATATGCATTAAACACTATTGACGTGGCAGCATTATCAAAAATACTACCTGTTGGCTGGCTTAACTCTGATGGTTCTGCTAGTGTTAATGGTATGATCACTACTAATGGTGATAGTATAGAAAAGTTGTTATATAATCTTTATACAAAATCTTCGTTTGTTGCTAAGAATGTAAAAATAAATAATTTCTCTATTGATACACTAATAGCAAGTATAAGCCAACCTAACTATGATATAACTCAGTTCAAGACAGATCTAAATAATGCCTTATCTACCGGTCAAACACCAATCAACTCTCTCAACGGTGAACTTGAATTAATTCAAGGGGTGGCAACTTTAAAAAATACAACATTACAAACCAAATATGCCAATGCAGCTGTTGTTGCTGCTATTAATATTTATGATTTACAACTGAATTTATCTTCTCTATTCTCATTTTATGCATTTTCACCAACTTTAACCGGTAGTAAGTACAATCCTTCTACCCCAACATCATTAGGAATTAAGGCTGCTGGCACAATAATAGCTCCACAACTGACAGCTGATTCTACTTCATTAACTGAATTTTTACAAAAGCAACAGGTAAATAATAAAAATACTGATAATAATCCACCAACACCACAATAA
- the pheT gene encoding phenylalanine--tRNA ligase subunit beta: MKFTLSWLKRFLDTDATVTEIATTLTNIGLEIESVIDKRQELVDFTVAHIIDTMPHPAADKLRICTVQTTTENLQIVCGAPNARAGIKVVLAKVGVEIPNGKFKIKASEIRGIKSMGMLCSAAELLIGSDADGIIELPDSANIGEKFIKYYGLDDPVIQVNVTPNRGDALGVYGIARDLAAVGIGRLLPLELPKIDHSFHSEFNVKVMASDACPLFCIREFKNVNNIESPSWLKQLLENIGVRPISAIVDITNYMAYSFGQPMHAYDADKLAALEVKLLKDEQQFQALNNKEYKCISEDLVICDGCEVHALAGIIGGNTSACSENTRNIILEAAVFEPLMITKTGRRLQIDTDSRYRFERRVDKTFVASALDIATQMILSICGGTVSEMLGIAEQSSSQTEAHNGFIDFPLSFLQQYSGLVLSAEQICTILKELGFKVVVVGEILKIQVPAWRHDVKIKEDIVEEILRIYGYDQITEIALPNSEIIGVIPVAQKRLHDLRRIIACAGYDEVITWSFMSSITARLFAELHNELVLVNPISVDLDYMRPSIVPNLLAIIAKNQARRVADMSLFEIGPVFCGTKPEDEITMISGVRCGDYLPKNCHGASRIVDIFDIKADLAAILSHLELSIDRCQISTAKHTYYHPTRSASLSLGKNIIGHFGQIHPTILQHFDIEGEVIAFELNITNIPTSKPKFGRRTEFITSDFQINYRDYAFIIDVVQPVGNIISYIKNIDNKLIKSVELFDVYTSDKIASGKKSVAISVQIQADDHTLTEEELLKLHNAIIDGVKKNFAGEIRKL, encoded by the coding sequence ATGAAATTTACTTTATCATGGTTAAAGCGTTTTTTAGATACTGACGCTACGGTTACGGAAATTGCTACAACATTAACTAATATTGGTTTAGAAATTGAATCGGTAATCGATAAAAGACAGGAATTAGTCGATTTTACTGTGGCTCATATTATTGACACTATGCCACATCCAGCTGCTGATAAATTAAGAATTTGTACTGTACAAACGACAACAGAAAACTTACAAATTGTCTGTGGGGCACCAAATGCACGGGCTGGAATCAAGGTAGTGTTGGCTAAGGTTGGTGTAGAAATTCCTAATGGTAAATTTAAAATCAAGGCCTCAGAAATTAGAGGTATTAAAAGTATGGGGATGCTCTGTTCTGCAGCAGAGCTTCTGATCGGTAGTGATGCTGATGGGATCATCGAATTACCGGATAGTGCAAATATTGGTGAAAAGTTTATCAAATATTATGGCCTGGATGACCCGGTAATCCAAGTTAATGTTACTCCAAATCGTGGTGATGCACTTGGAGTATATGGCATTGCTCGTGACTTGGCAGCTGTGGGTATTGGTAGATTACTGCCGCTCGAACTGCCAAAAATTGATCATAGCTTTCATTCTGAGTTCAACGTTAAAGTAATGGCTTCTGATGCTTGTCCCTTATTTTGTATTCGTGAATTTAAAAACGTCAATAATATAGAGAGCCCAAGCTGGCTAAAGCAATTATTAGAAAATATTGGTGTACGTCCGATTTCAGCCATTGTCGATATTACTAATTACATGGCTTACAGTTTTGGCCAACCAATGCATGCTTATGATGCTGATAAGTTAGCTGCTTTAGAAGTGAAATTATTGAAAGATGAACAACAATTTCAGGCTTTAAATAATAAAGAGTATAAGTGTATTTCTGAAGATTTAGTGATTTGTGATGGTTGTGAAGTCCATGCTCTTGCTGGAATCATTGGTGGCAATACTAGTGCCTGTAGTGAAAATACTCGTAATATAATATTAGAAGCGGCAGTGTTTGAACCGTTGATGATTACCAAGACTGGTCGTAGATTACAAATTGATACTGACTCTAGATATCGTTTTGAACGCCGAGTCGATAAAACTTTCGTTGCCTCAGCTTTAGATATTGCAACGCAAATGATTTTATCAATTTGTGGTGGAACAGTTAGTGAGATGCTGGGAATAGCAGAGCAATCGTCGTCACAAACTGAGGCTCATAATGGTTTTATTGATTTTCCACTAAGCTTTCTTCAGCAATATAGTGGCTTAGTGCTATCAGCAGAGCAAATTTGTACTATCTTAAAAGAATTGGGTTTTAAGGTAGTGGTTGTTGGTGAGATTTTAAAAATACAAGTACCGGCGTGGCGCCATGATGTTAAGATCAAGGAAGATATTGTTGAAGAAATTTTACGCATATATGGCTATGATCAGATCACGGAAATTGCTCTACCCAACTCAGAGATTATAGGGGTAATACCAGTAGCGCAAAAACGCTTGCATGATCTTCGGAGAATAATTGCATGTGCTGGTTATGATGAGGTAATCACTTGGTCATTTATGAGCAGCATTACTGCGCGATTATTTGCTGAATTGCATAACGAACTAGTGCTGGTCAACCCTATCAGTGTCGATCTTGATTATATGCGACCTAGTATTGTGCCTAATCTTCTGGCGATCATTGCTAAGAATCAAGCAAGAAGGGTGGCTGATATGTCATTATTTGAAATTGGTCCAGTATTTTGTGGAACAAAACCAGAAGATGAAATAACCATGATATCGGGAGTTAGATGTGGTGATTATTTGCCAAAGAACTGCCATGGCGCTTCCAGAATAGTTGATATATTTGATATCAAAGCTGATTTAGCAGCGATATTATCGCATCTGGAGCTGTCTATTGATCGATGCCAGATATCTACAGCCAAACATACTTATTATCATCCAACTAGATCAGCAAGCTTATCGTTAGGTAAGAATATTATTGGACATTTTGGGCAAATTCACCCTACTATATTACAGCATTTTGATATAGAAGGTGAAGTGATAGCGTTTGAATTGAATATCACAAATATTCCTACGTCTAAACCAAAATTTGGCAGAAGAACAGAATTTATAACTTCTGATTTTCAGATTAACTACCGTGACTATGCTTTTATAATAGATGTAGTGCAACCAGTCGGTAATATAATTTCCTATATTAAAAATATTGACAACAAACTTATAAAATCTGTGGAATTATTTGACGTTTATACTAGTGATAAGATTGCAAGTGGCAAAAAATCAGTTGCAATCTCAGTACAAATTCAAGCAGATGATCATACATTAACTGAGGAAGAATTACTTAAACTCCATAATGCAATTATTGATGGAGTAAAAAAGAATTTTGCTGGTGAGATTCGCAAATTATAA
- the pheS gene encoding phenylalanine--tRNA ligase subunit alpha, which produces MLKHLIESAADKIAVANNLNELQQIKVEFLGKKSPVAQAMQKLGSLSEFERKNFGQQINEVKQRITELIQEKQIILEAQALEQQLHNEAIDLTLPPRPRKYGSVHPISQALEELTQIFAKFGLTAKYGSSIETDWYNFTALNIGEHHPARQMHDTFYLKFGEVLRTHTSPIQIRTMQHEKPPYRIIAPGRTYRSDSDQTHTPMFHQIEGLVIDKNIHMGHLKYVIIEFIKHFFEQTNIKIRFRPSFFPFTEPSAEVDICLNDNNQWLEVLGCGMVHPKVLENVNIDSNEWQGFAFGLGVERLAMLKYNIKDLRQFFDGDIRWLRHYNFSAFDVPTLVGGLTK; this is translated from the coding sequence ATGCTTAAACATCTGATCGAATCAGCGGCAGATAAAATTGCTGTGGCTAACAATTTAAATGAATTACAACAAATTAAAGTTGAATTTCTCGGAAAAAAAAGCCCTGTAGCTCAGGCTATGCAGAAACTAGGGTCACTTAGTGAGTTTGAGCGCAAAAATTTTGGTCAACAAATCAACGAAGTAAAACAACGCATTACTGAATTAATTCAGGAAAAACAAATTATCCTTGAAGCTCAAGCTTTAGAACAGCAATTACATAATGAAGCCATAGATCTTACACTACCACCAAGGCCGCGCAAATATGGCAGCGTTCATCCGATTAGTCAGGCTTTAGAAGAATTGACGCAAATTTTTGCCAAATTCGGCTTGACTGCAAAATATGGGTCAAGCATCGAAACTGATTGGTATAACTTCACTGCCTTAAATATTGGTGAGCATCATCCAGCGCGACAAATGCATGATACATTTTATCTTAAGTTTGGTGAAGTGTTGCGTACTCACACCTCACCAATTCAAATAAGAACAATGCAGCATGAAAAACCACCATATAGAATAATTGCTCCCGGTAGAACTTATAGATCCGATTCAGATCAGACTCATACTCCGATGTTTCATCAAATTGAGGGGCTAGTAATAGACAAAAATATTCATATGGGACATTTGAAATACGTAATCATAGAATTTATTAAGCATTTCTTTGAACAGACAAATATTAAAATACGATTTAGACCAAGTTTTTTTCCTTTTACCGAACCGTCTGCTGAGGTGGATATTTGTTTAAATGATAATAATCAATGGTTGGAGGTGCTTGGTTGCGGCATGGTTCACCCTAAAGTACTAGAAAATGTAAATATTGACTCAAATGAATGGCAGGGCTTTGCTTTTGGGTTAGGAGTTGAGCGTTTGGCAATGCTTAAATATAATATCAAGGATTTACGACAATTTTTTGATGGCGACATACGCTGGCTAAGACATTATAATTTTTCTGCATTTGATGTTCCAACATTAGTTGGAGGGTTAACAAAATGA
- the bcp gene encoding thioredoxin-dependent thiol peroxidase yields MTTLNIGDIAPDFTMPIKDGTEITLSKLKGKIVVLYFYPKDDTPGCTLEAQAFNILKPEFAKINAVIIGISKDNISSHNKFQDKYCLQFDLASDADSDTCQRYGVWVEKSMYGKKYMGINRATFIIDQTGKIKHIWSKVSIDGHAQEVLDFCKTL; encoded by the coding sequence ATGACGACATTAAATATTGGTGATATAGCTCCGGACTTTACTATGCCAATCAAAGATGGCACAGAAATCACTCTATCTAAATTGAAAGGTAAAATAGTAGTATTATATTTTTATCCTAAAGATGATACTCCAGGCTGCACACTGGAAGCACAAGCATTTAATATTTTAAAACCTGAATTTGCAAAGATAAATGCGGTAATTATTGGAATCTCCAAGGACAATATCAGTTCTCATAATAAATTTCAGGATAAATATTGTCTGCAATTTGATCTTGCTTCTGATGCTGACTCTGATACTTGTCAGCGTTATGGAGTGTGGGTAGAGAAATCAATGTATGGTAAAAAATATATGGGAATCAATCGAGCAACCTTTATCATTGATCAAACTGGTAAGATCAAACATATTTGGTCTAAAGTATCAATAGATGGTCATGCTCAAGAAGTATTGGATTTCTGCAAAACTTTATAA
- the lepB gene encoding signal peptidase I has product MTEKKINHTINEIRSLIYVVLIALAIRSLVIELFFVPTGSMKATVLEGEYIFSTKYSYGYSRYSFPFSPNIFSGRVFASAPQRGDIIIFRPPMNMELRYIKRLIGLPGDKIQLIKDVIYINDMPIVRSEIGDYTDEQGQKYNKYKETLPNGVSYTAYKLDQKMEKFTMMINKYSNTEIFYVPKDHYFFLGDNRDCSNDSRVDLGFVPFENFIAKGRVILFSTKELLWVDNGSITERVARIWLWLKSIRFNRMFKSIYYD; this is encoded by the coding sequence ATCACTGAAAAAAAAATAAATCATACCATAAACGAGATTAGATCATTAATATATGTTGTTCTAATAGCTTTAGCTATCAGAAGTTTAGTAATAGAACTGTTTTTTGTTCCTACAGGCTCAATGAAAGCAACAGTTCTTGAAGGTGAATACATATTTTCAACAAAATATTCTTACGGTTACAGTAGATATTCTTTTCCTTTTAGTCCTAATATTTTTAGTGGTAGAGTCTTTGCATCAGCTCCGCAAAGAGGTGATATTATAATTTTTCGTCCACCAATGAATATGGAACTTAGATATATTAAAAGATTGATTGGTTTACCTGGTGATAAAATTCAACTTATTAAAGATGTAATATATATTAATGATATGCCTATAGTGAGATCTGAAATAGGTGATTATACTGACGAACAAGGTCAGAAATATAATAAATATAAAGAAACATTGCCAAATGGAGTCAGTTATACTGCTTATAAACTTGATCAGAAGATGGAAAAATTTACTATGATGATTAATAAATACAGTAATACCGAGATATTCTATGTACCAAAAGATCATTATTTTTTTCTAGGAGATAATCGTGATTGTTCTAATGATAGTAGAGTAGATTTGGGATTTGTGCCATTTGAGAATTTTATTGCTAAAGGGCGGGTCATTCTTTTCTCTACCAAAGAACTATTATGGGTAGATAATGGTAGTATAACTGAACGTGTGGCAAGAA
- a CDS encoding HAD family hydrolase: MKTKTIVCLDFDGTIVRGNWHYNFKESSYVPITDRAGLIVNGTLDSDMLPNEEYMANIDAMKQYARKLLQYQDTSFKNLEGLKNIISTLLKQGDCVAITSFSRYPHAIDETLKNLGLLPEEIIKIAVICGMPLGDVEEIGKSQHIERAMAMYNITSPANVLLVDDTFDNTLAARKQGYKAILVQPKDHTYLEKILKFEDDDIPPLKISNFHYKVDPGMILNSIGAKIALFKQQRKQSNSDGDQSTTSTTSTNTDLGKYDSKTDLSLVGEVTEEQLQQ; the protein is encoded by the coding sequence ATGAAAACTAAAACAATAGTCTGTTTAGACTTTGATGGCACTATCGTTCGAGGTAATTGGCATTATAATTTTAAAGAATCGTCGTATGTTCCAATTACCGATAGAGCTGGATTGATAGTGAATGGTACTCTAGATAGTGATATGCTGCCTAATGAAGAGTATATGGCTAATATTGACGCCATGAAACAATATGCCAGAAAATTATTGCAATATCAGGATACGTCTTTTAAAAATCTTGAAGGGTTAAAAAACATTATTAGCACCCTACTCAAGCAGGGAGACTGTGTTGCTATCACTTCTTTTTCCAGATATCCACACGCAATAGATGAAACTTTAAAAAACCTTGGACTTTTACCAGAAGAAATTATTAAAATAGCAGTTATTTGTGGAATGCCATTAGGAGACGTAGAAGAAATAGGTAAGTCGCAGCATATTGAGCGAGCAATGGCAATGTATAATATTACAAGTCCAGCAAATGTGCTATTGGTAGATGATACATTTGACAATACATTAGCTGCGCGTAAACAAGGGTATAAAGCAATATTGGTTCAGCCTAAAGATCATACATATTTAGAAAAAATACTAAAATTTGAAGATGATGATATACCACCACTAAAAATATCAAATTTCCATTATAAAGTAGATCCTGGTATGATCTTAAACAGCATTGGAGCAAAAATAGCCTTATTTAAACAGCAGCGGAAACAGAGTAATTCTGATGGTGATCAATCTACAACTTCTACAACTTCTACAAATACTGACTTAGGTAAGTATGATAGTAAGACAGACTTAAGTTTAGTAGGCGAAGTAACAGAGGAGCAGCTGCAGCAATAG